In Paraburkholderia caribensis, a single window of DNA contains:
- the pdxH gene encoding pyridoxamine 5'-phosphate oxidase, with product MSTLADLRKNYSLGSLDIADADPNPFRQFDVWFKQAVDAQLPEPNTMTLATVDPRGRPSARIVLIKGVDERGFVFFTNYESRKGLELAQNPYASLLFYWIELERQVRVEGTVVKTSDAESDTYFASRPVGSRIGAWASEQSKVIESRAALEAREREFIAQYGDNPPRPPHWGGYRLIPDAIEFWQGRPSRLHDRLLYTRSGSADWTIARLSP from the coding sequence ATGAGCACTCTTGCCGATCTCCGCAAAAACTATTCGCTCGGTTCGCTGGACATTGCCGACGCCGACCCGAACCCGTTCCGTCAGTTCGACGTATGGTTCAAACAGGCTGTCGACGCGCAACTCCCTGAACCGAACACGATGACGCTTGCGACAGTCGACCCGCGCGGCCGGCCTTCGGCGCGCATCGTGCTGATCAAGGGGGTCGACGAACGCGGGTTCGTGTTCTTCACGAACTACGAGAGCCGCAAGGGCCTCGAACTCGCGCAGAACCCATACGCAAGCCTGCTTTTCTACTGGATCGAACTCGAGCGCCAGGTGCGCGTCGAGGGCACCGTCGTCAAGACGAGCGACGCCGAAAGCGACACGTACTTCGCATCGCGTCCCGTCGGCTCACGCATCGGCGCATGGGCGTCGGAGCAAAGCAAGGTGATTGAAAGCCGTGCCGCTTTGGAAGCGCGGGAACGCGAATTCATTGCACAATACGGGGACAATCCGCCCCGGCCCCCGCACTGGGGCGGCTACCGCCTGATTCCCGACGCAATCGAATTCTGGCAAGGACGGCCCTCACGTCTGCACGACCGGCTGCTCTACACGCGTAGCGGCAGCGCCGACTGGACGATCGCCCGTCTGTCGCCCTGA